In the Populus trichocarpa isolate Nisqually-1 chromosome 1, P.trichocarpa_v4.1, whole genome shotgun sequence genome, one interval contains:
- the LOC7467100 gene encoding probable GABA transporter 2: protein MAPPPKSDPFLADSQREVDAGAVFVLESKGEWWHAGFHLTTAIVGPTILTLPYAFRGLGWGLGFFCLTVMGMVTFYAYYLMSKVLDYCERDGRRHIRFRELAADVLGSGWMFYFVIVIQTAINTGVGIGAILLAGECLQIMYSSLSPDGPLKLYEFIAMVTVVMIVLSQFPTFHSLRHINLASLFLSLGYSFIVVGACIHAGLSKNAPPRDYSLESSESARVFSAFTSISIIAAIFGNGILPEIQATLAPPATGKMVKGLLMCYTVILVTFYSTAMSGYWVFGNKSNSNILKSLMPDEEPSLAPTWVLGMGVVFVLLQLFAIGLVYSQVAYEIMEKKSADVQQGMFSKRNLIPRIVLRTLYMIFCGFMAAMLPFFGDINGVVGAIGFIPLDFVLPMLLYNMTFKPPKSSLTYWLNLSIMVVFTGAGLMGAFSSTRKLVLDAKKFKLFSSNVVD from the exons ATGGCTCCACCTCCAAAATCTGATCCTTTCCTCGCTGACTCTCAACGTGAAGTTGATGCCGGTGCCGTCTTCGTCCTCGAATCCAAAg GGGAGTGGTGGCATGCCGGGTTTCATTTGACGACGGCAATAGTGGGGCCTACAATACTGACGTTACCGTATGCGTTTAGAGGGCTAGGATGGGGTTTAGGGTTCTTCTGCTTAACGGTGATGGGAATGGTGACCTTTTACGCTTATTATCTCATGTCTAAGGTGCTAGACTACTGTGAAAGGGACGGTCGTCGGCATATCAGATTCCGGGAATTAGCAGCCGACGTTTTAG GGTCCGGATGGATGTTTTATTTTGTCATAGTCATTCAAACAGCCATCAATACGGGAGTTGGTATAGGAGCAATATTGCTTGCAGGGGAATGCCTTCAG ATCATGTACTCCAGTCTTTCTCCTGATGGACCCCTGAAGCTGTACGAGTTCATAGCAATGGTGACAGTGGTGATGATAGTTCTCTCTCAGTTTCCAACGTTCCACTCCCTCAGACATATCAATCTGGCTTCACTATTTCTCAGTTTGGGCTACAGTTTCATTGTTGTCGGTGCCTGTATTCATGCGG GTCTGTCAAAAAATGCCCCTCCGAGGGACTATTCCTTAGAATCTTCAGAGTCAGCAAGGGTCTTCAGTGCATTCACTTCCATCTCCATAATAGCTGCAATCTTTGGGAATGGAATACTGCCTGAAATACAA GCTACTTTGGCTCCACCTGCTACTGGGAAGATGGTTAAAGGCCTTTTGATGTGTTATACTGTAATACTTGTTACTTTCTACTCAACTGCAATGTCTGGATACTGGGTGTTTGGTAACAAATCTAACTCAAACATTCTCAAAAGCCTAATGCCTGATGAGGAGCCTTCCTTGGCCCCAACATGGGTTCTTGGCATGGGTGTTGTCTTTGTTCTGCTTCAGCTCTTTGCTATTGGCCTC GTTTATTCTCAAGTAGCTTATGAGATCATGGAAAAGAAATCTGCTGATGTCCAGCAAGGAATGTTCTCCAAAAGGAATCTAATTCCGAGGATAGTTCTTCGGACTCTTTATATGATATTCTGTGGATTTATGGCAGCTATGCTTCCTTTCTTTGGAGACATCAATGGTGTCGTAGGAGCTATTGGTTTCATCCCTCTAGATTTCGTACTTCCAATGCTCCTCTACAACATGACCTTCAAACCTCCGAAATCATCCCTCACCTACTGGCTCAATCTCTCCATAATGGTTGTCTTTACAGGTGCAGGACTCATGGGTGCATTCTCCTCAACAAGGAAATTGGTCCTTGATGCCAAAAAGTTCAAGCTATTTAGCAGCAATGTGGTAGATTAA